The sequence below is a genomic window from Polyangiaceae bacterium.
CGCCCATGCTGCAGTGGGTGGATACGTAGTCATTGCCAATGAAGGCACGCATCACCGGATCTCCGGTGTGCCCGAGTGCCCACTGGGACCCGGACTCCCAGAGCCCGCGTCGCCGCTTGTCTTCGTGGTGATCGGGCTTCGAGTTTTCCACGGCCAGCGTGTTGTGGGAGAGCGAGCGCTCGAACACACCGCCGTAGCCGACGCGCTCTTTGCTGATCCACTCGCCCTTCAGGTACAAACCGAAGTCGCCGGCGTCGCCGTGCTGGTGGTCGATCTCCGCCCAGCCGCAGTTGAAGTTGAACCAAGCGGCGTCGGGCTTCCAGCTCTGGCGAACGGCGAGCCGTCCGGTGCCGCTCGCGAGGTGGTGCGGCGGTAGCTTACCGCGCGGATCTTCCGCAGGCTTGGCCTTGGGATCGTAGAGCAGGAAGTAGAGAATCGCCTGACGGAAGGGCACCGAGCCGCCCTCGGCGCTGGCGCGCTTGTTCAGGTACTCGGCGCCACCGGCGGGTGTGTACTTTTGAATCCAGCGTGTCTGATCGTAGAGGGCCTGCTCACCGCGTAGCCTCGCGCTGATTCCGAGCGGAATGAACGAGTCGGCGAAATCGAAGAGCTCGTAGACCTCGCCATCGCCGGTCCATGCCGGGAGGTAAACCTGCGTACCGCTGCGTTGACTCTTTACGGTCCGCGGGCTGAGGGCGTTCAGGTAGGCCGGGACAAGCTCCTGCCAGAATGGGTTCTTCCAGCGCAAGACCTGCGTCCCGTAGCGCTCCTCGTTTGCTTCTCCAGCGGTCTCCAAGGCCAAATAGAGCTGCAGCAGGAAGGCTAGGCTGCGCGGGGCGTACTCGAAACCCTCAGGAGCGATGCCGCCCTTGGCGTCGTTCCGCAACACGGAGTCGGAGACGTAAAGCCAGGCGCCGGTTACGTTCTGCAAGTAGTCACGAAGACAGGGATACTGACGACCTGCGTCGGGCTCTTTGGGATCGTCGGCTGCGTCCAGAGCCAGCGCCATTAGCCCAAGATTCCGCGCGTGCGCCGTGTAGAAGTTGTTCGCGCCGTAGCGCCTCGCTTTGCGGTCCTTCAGGAGCACCGGGTCGTTCAGCTTCCCCACTGGCTCTGGGTGGTTGTAGTCGGTCACGGTGGCCTTCAGCTGCTCTTCGGCCCAACGCAAAAATACCGTGCGGATAAGTGCCTTGTCCTCCTTGGAGAGGTAGGGGTAGATCCAGTCGACAGTGAGCGGAAACGCTTCTCCCGCCCAACGGGAACGATCCGCCACACTGAAACGCGGTTCGGCGAGGGGATCGTCCTGCTTGTTCGCTTTGACGCGAGCGAGCATCGGGAGCAATACGCTCTTGGCCCGCTCCGCGTAGGCCCTGGCCTCGCCAGCGTCCTTTTGGAGCAGGGAGGCAAAGGCTAGGACCATCGCGGTCTGCTCACAGTAGCGGCCCTGGTAGGCGCACTGGTCGCTGCTTGGCATCCGCTTTTCGTCGACGTCCTGCTTGGCCTGTTCAATGACCGGACGCAGCCCTTGGGCGTAGATCGGGTTGTCAGGTGTGGCCCAGCTCCTCAGCTGGTCGAGATCCTGCTGGCGCACCCAGAGCCTCGGGTGCGTGGTGGTTGCGGGAGGGAGTTCCTGTACCGTCGTGGGTCCAGGCTTTTCCACGTGGGTAAGCTGAGCCGGAGGCGGCGTGTCGGCCCCGCTGTCCCCGCCCGAGCGCTTGCACGAGCTGCAGCCGACGATCACTCCCAGGGCGAGCGCGCCGAACGTCGAGGCGGAAACACCCGCGGAGACAAACTTTGGAAGCTTGGTGGTACGTCGCGAGAGCGTGGGTGTGGCGGACCGCGGCGCGCGCCTGCGTTGGCGGTCGCTGCCGAGCGTGGGCGGCGCTGGCGGCCGTTCCGGAGTCATGTGGGATGTATAAGGGATCAGGGCCGGTAGCGTGAGAGCAACGGGCTGCGCGATTTCGTGGGCCATTGCGTCGCTTTTCTCGCTGGTTGAGCCGTTCGTGCCTCCGCAGGCGGTCTCGGCACTCTGACCTGCTTCTTCTTCGCGTGGCCTGGACCCGCTGCTATATGATGAACGGACTGCCCGCAGGACGGTGTGCGGGTGTTCGGTGGTCGCGCCGCTCTCGGCGTGTAAGGACGATCTAGCTCGGATGCCCCCCAGCGACTCACAGGGAGGAAATCAACGCGGCGTTGCTCAGACGCCTGAGCGATCACGTCACGGCACCCTGGTGGTGGAGCCTCAGGATCAGCCCGACGCCGTGCCGGAGAAGCTCACCCCGGCCCCCGTCCGCTCCTTGAGTTCCAAGCCGCCGCCAGCGCCAGCCGCCTCGCGCTACCGCACTCATGTGGGGATTGGCGTGCCCACGCCGGAGCCCATGCCGGCCGTGCCTCCGGCGCCGCGTCCGGCAGCTGGAGCGCCACCGCCCCCAAGCACTCGCGGTGTTCCGCCCGCCAATCCAGGCGCGCTGCAACCCATCCGTCCGGCGCCCATGCAAGCGCCGAAGTCGAGTGCACCGGGCTCGAGCGCGCCCCGTCTCAGCACGCCGAAGTCCAGCGCGCCGGGCAACATGCCCTTCACCGCCGAGGACGAAGATGAAGCGACGGTCGTGATGGACCGCTCCGTCGCAGAGGCAGGTCGCTACAGTCTGGTTCCCGGACAGGATGGACGCCTCCATCCGAGCTCGCATCCACCGCGGCCCGCTGCGGGTACGCCGATCACGCCGTTTGTCAGCCCGGTTCCCCCGGCCAGTCCGGCCCCGCTGATGCAACCGACGCCCACCATCCCGGACAATCCAAAGCCACAGCCGCCGGAGCGCAAGCGCAGCTTCACCCCGACTCAGGTGGGGATGGCGCCCTTCGAGGAAGAGGAAGAGCCCCGCGCGAAGCAGCCTTCGGTAGCCGATTTGCTCGAGTCAGAGCTTGCCGCTCACGGGCTCGCAACGCCTGGCCCCACGGAGGTTGCCCCAGGTGCGGCGGCGTTGGACGCCAGCCCAAGCGGCAGTCACGTGGTTGCACCGGATGCAACCGGCCCTCGGCAAGCGATGGGTTCGATGGTCGATGGGTTCGGTCAACACAAGGCCTACGACCCAACGCGCGCCTATCCGGAGCTGCCAAGCGCAGCGCCCTATGAGCCCAGCCCGGCCTCCATGCAGGGTGCTCGGAGCGACGTCAGGGTCAACAAGTGGCTCTACCGCGCCGCAGTCTTTGGTGGCTTGATCCTGAGCATTGCGCTGGGGGTCGTTCCGATCCTGAAGCCAAGTCTTGCGCTGGTCGGCGCCGCCGCGCCCCTCGGCTTGTTCATCGGTTGGATCAGCCAGTTCGTGCTGCTCTACAAGTGCTGGAAGTCGATTCAGGACGGCAACGCCCGCACCACACCCGGTAAGGCCGTCGGCTTGCTCTTCGTGCCTCTCTTCAATATCTACTGGGTGTTCAACGTGCTCCCAGGCTTTGCGACGGACTTCAATCGCTACATCCAGCGCCATCGCGTGGATGCGCCACCGCTGAGCCAGAACCTGATCCTCGCGGCAATGGTCGTGCCGGGTCTCGGCGCGCTTCTGTGGTGGATCGTTATCGGGAAGCTGTGCGACGGTGTGAACGCCCTGCGGCGCTAGACGTTCTGCTTGGCACATCCCTCAACGTTGCTCCTCCCCCAAAAAAACGGGCAGTTCTGGCAGGGCGCGCGAAAAAGCCCTCGGGATCAAGCTTGATTCGAGGGCCTTGGCGCCACCTTTTGCGGCTTTCTTTTGGGGGAGAGGTGCGGCTTGGCTGCGCCGCAGCGGCTATCGCTCGCCCTCAGGGCACGAACACTTGGTCGCCGCGTAGCAGCACCAGGTTCATTTCCAGGTGCTCACCCTCGGCGAGCAGGTCGTAGCGGACAGGGATATGCCGGACTTTGCCGTCGGAGCCGATACGGATGATCTTCGTTTCCGCGGGGGAAGCGAACCGACTCGGGCCGCCTGCCAGGGCGACCGCCTCGAGCACCGTCAGGTAGCGCTCAGCGGTGATTACACCTGGCTGCGCGACGTTTCCTGACACCGTGACGCGGTAGCTGCGAACATCCGTGACTGCGACGGTGACCACTGCTGCCTCATCCTTGATGAAGACCGACATCTTCTTCTTGATCTCGTGCTTCAGCTGGGTCGGCGTGAGATCTGCAGCGTGGACGTCGCCGATCAGCGACATCGTGATGGTGCCATCGGGCCGTACCTGGATGTCCGTGTTGAGCTCGGGATTCTTCCAGATGCGAATTCGCAACGTGTCTCCCACCCCAATCACGTACTCGGCACGGCGCGGGTCCGGCTCCTTGGCGTAGGGGTAGTTGGGGAGCGGCGCACCGCAGCTGACGAGGCCAGTGGTTGCGAGCAGCACTAGCAGGAGCGCGAGAATGAATCGTTGCATGAGCCCGGCGCAGCCTAACCCGGAGGGCCCGGACCGCAAGAGAGAAGCCCGCCTACCGCTGTGCGCCGCTGGCTCCGCTGCGGAAAAGGCAGGCTTCCCGCGGCAACACGGACCGTTTGGGCTTCGCTCTCGGCACGCTGTCCGGCCTGGCAGTCTGAAGCCTGAAGACTCCGTCCCCAATCACCCAGCAAGGACCCACGGAGCAGGAAAGGCTGGCGAGAAGCGCCGCGCCTCGCGAAGATGAGGCGCCCTCTCGCGAAGCAGGGTTTCGTCTTTCGGTAGAGCGCTATTGCGCTCCCAGCTGTCCGCCCATGTTCGTTCTGCCCGGCCTACTGGCACTCCTGATCTTCATCTACGCGCGACCGTTCGACTTCATGCCGGCGCTGCGAGGAGTCCCGTTTCTCTATTTGTTCTTCGGTCTGGCGGTCTTTGGCTACCTCGTGGATCTACGCCAGGGGAAGACGGACCTGAGGAAGACACCGCACCTCGGTTGGGTGATCGCGTTCGTGCTGTGGTGCTTCTTCACCGCAGGCGTGAAGGCACCGGCTTCATTGGCTAGTGACGGTGTCCGCTTCGGCATCGCGGTCGTGATCTATTTCCTGATTGCCCACGGTGTCAGGACGTTCAAGGCCTTCGAGCTGTTCATGGG
It includes:
- a CDS encoding polysaccharide biosynthesis/export family protein codes for the protein MQRFILALLLVLLATTGLVSCGAPLPNYPYAKEPDPRRAEYVIGVGDTLRIRIWKNPELNTDIQVRPDGTITMSLIGDVHAADLTPTQLKHEIKKKMSVFIKDEAAVVTVAVTDVRSYRVTVSGNVAQPGVITAERYLTVLEAVALAGGPSRFASPAETKIIRIGSDGKVRHIPVRYDLLAEGEHLEMNLVLLRGDQVFVP